Proteins co-encoded in one Pocillopora verrucosa isolate sample1 chromosome 1, ASM3666991v2, whole genome shotgun sequence genomic window:
- the LOC131798982 gene encoding SH3 domain-binding protein 2-like has translation MATSPSRMSTTLPANTSTSLAEDGRKWSSLDAHQQGPEPFQSIPAQELLKDSCSKCGWIRKEGGSVKSWRDRYIILHKGCMYYYNTPDAKTTAGKFSLSGYRLSPAPEKTSKFQWTFKLVHLQPEKRTYYFAAYSEQEMNEWMNSIVSDMREYCGTGRQSIIEPNDNAELEYCYPEVEPKFDLEQLATMFGKPQPQPALEPMYCPPPEMGSPQVQRKPLPPQRPAFPSPKPLRGGFSYTGIPTPVPGQGGASLGVVRQSPGRTSPDFPRKLSDPPALPARKGKPLAPPKPLPRPPPLTRHTTEPIMRYPSLPCRDQEEEEEEGEGYLDIVPDTNPEDVNEKQPALSRGYPDGRSIRRHHNEIVLPSSAVKLDVDKMQVGALLENKLGVYILRRSQNAQSERALSVWTGDRVRHYMVFQDEKGYALDPDGVRCKTIEKLIKHFYDFTLPRCDVKLTAPYK, from the exons ATGGCCACTTCTCCAAGCCGCATGAGTACAACACTTCCTGCTAACACCAGTACATCCCTTGCTGAAGATGGAAGGAAATGGTCGTCTTTAGACGCACATCAACAAGGACCTGAACCTTTCCAATCCATACCTGCTCAAGAACTACTCAAAGACAGCTGTAGCAAATGTGGGTGGATAAGAAAAGAGGGAGGAAGTGTAAAATCCT GGCGTGACAGATATATCATCTTGCACAAAGGCTGCATGTATTATTACAATACTCCAGATGCTAAAACTACAGCTGGCAAATTTTCTCTCAGTGGATACAG ATTGTCCCCAGCACCAGAGAAAACTTCCAAATTTCAATGGACTTTTAAATTAGTTCATTTACAACCAGAAAAAAGGACTTACTACTTTGCTGCATATTCTGAACAAGAAATGAAT GAATGGATGAACAGTATAGTAAGTGATATGAGAGAATACTGTGGGACAGGAAGACAAAGCAT CATAGAGCCAAATGATAATGCAGAGCTGGAGTACTGCTACCCTGAAGTAGAACCTAAATTTGACCTGGAACAATTAGCAACAATGTTTGGAAAACCTCAACCACAACCAGCATTAGAACCAATGTACTGTCCACCCCCTGAAATGGGTTCTCCACAAGTGCAAAGAAAACCCCTGCCTCCTCAGAGACCTGCATTTCCTTCACCTAAGCCACTTCGAGGAGGGTTCAGCTACACTGGCATCCCAACTCCTGTGCCAGGCCAAGGAGGTGCTTCATTAGGGGTAGTCAGACAATCTCCTGGAAGGACAAGTCCTGATTTTCCCCGCAAGTTAAGTGATCCTCCTGCTCTACCAGCAAGAAAGGGAAAACCATTAGCACCGCCCAAACCACTTCCTCGGCCACCTCCTCTGACGCGGCACACCACTGAACCTATCATGAGGTACCCATCGTTGCCCTGTAGAG accaagaagaagaagaagaagaaggggAAGGTTATTTGGACATAGTTCCAGACACAAATCCTGAAGATGTCAATGAAAAGCAACCTGCCCTGTCAAG GGGATATCCAGATGGACGAAGCATTCGTCGGCATCATAATGAG ATAGTTCTTCCTTCCTCGGCTGTAAAACTCGACGTGGACAAGATGCAAGTTGGGGC TCTCTTGGAAAATAAACTCGGAGTCTACATACTGCGTAGAAGTCAGAACGCACAGTCAGAGCGG GCTCTGTCCGTGTGGACTGGAGATCGAGTACGACATTACATGGTGTTTCAGGATGAA aaagGCTACGCCCTTGATCCTGATGGCGTGCGATGCAAAACAATTGAGAAGCTAATAAAACACTTTTATGACTTCACTTTACCAAGATGTGACGTGAAACTTACAGCGCCTTATAAATAG